TTTAAGGCTATGATAGAAGAAATGCCAATTTTTAAAAGATTGGGTATTAGTTTGGAAAAATATATGGAGGTATTGATGAATATAAGAGGAAATAGAAAAGTAGATAATCAAAATCCAGAAGCAACTTATGAAGTTTTAGAAAAATATGCAAAAGATTTAGTTGAACTTGCAAGAGAAGGTAAAATAGACCCAATAATTGGTAGAGATTCTGAAATCAGAAGAGCTATACAAATAATTTCAAGAAGAACAAAGAATGATCCTATTTTAATTGGTGAACCTGGTGTTGGTAAAACTGCAATTGTTGAAGGTTTAGCACAAAGAATACTAAATGGAGATGTTCCTGAAAGTTTAAAGAATAAAAAAATATTCTCACTTGATATGGGTGCTTTGATTGCAGGTGCAAAGTATAAAGGTGAATTTGAAGAAAGAATGAAAGGCGTTCTTAAAGAAGTTGAAGAATCAAATGGAAATATAATTCTTTTCATAGATGAAATTCATACAATAGTTGGTGCTGGTAAAGGAGAAGGTTCTCTTGATGCAGGAAATATGTTAAAACCTATGCTTGCAAGAGGAGAATTAAGAGTTATTGGTGCAACAACAATAGATGAATATAGAAAATATATTGAAAAAGACCCTGCTCTTGAAAGAAGATTCCAAACTATCTTAGTAAATGAACCTAATATTGATGACACAATTTCAATATTAAGAGGACTTAAAGATAAATTTGAAACTTACCATGGTGTTAGAATTGCTGATGCTGCAATAGTTGAAGCTGCTGTACTTAGCCAAAGATACATAACTGATAGAAAACTTCCAGATAAGGCTATTGACTTAATAGATGAAGCTGCTGCTATGATAAGAACAGAAATTGACTCTATGCCAGAAGAACTAGACCAATTGACAAGAAAGGCTTTACAATTAGAAATTGAAATTAAAGCATTACAAAAAGAAACTGATGATGCTTCTAAGGAAAGATTAAAAGTTATAGAAAAAGAATTGGCAGAATTAAACGAAGAAAAGAAAGTTTTAACTTCTAAATGGGAACTTGAAAAAGAAGATATTTCTAAAATTAAAAATATAAAAAGAGAAATTGAAAATGTTAAACTTGAAATGGAAAAAGCAGAAAGACAATATGATTTAACAAAATTATCAGAATTAAAATATGGAAAACTTGCAACTCTTGAAAAAGAATTACAAGAACAACAAAACAAGATTGATAAAGATGGAAAAGATGATTCCTTATTAAAACAAGAAGTTACTGCTGATGAAATTGCTGATATCGTTTCAAGATGGACAGGTATTCCTGTATCAAAATTAACTGAAACTAAAAAAGAAAAGATGTTACATCTTGAAGAACATATAAAGGAAAGAGTTAAAGGGCAAGATGAAGCTGTTAAAGCAGTTGCTGATACTATGCTTAGATCTGTTGCAGGATTAAAAGACCCTGATAGACCTATGGGTTCATTTATATTCTTAGGTCCTACTGGAGTTGGTAAGACATATCTTGCTAAAACATTGGCATATAACTTATTTGACAGTGAAGACAATGTAGTTAGAATAGATATGAGTGAATATATGGATAAGTTCTCAGTCACTAGATTGATAGGTGCACCTCCAGGATATGTTGGTTATGAAGAAGGTGGACAACTTACAGAAGCTATTAGGACTAAACCTTATTCAGTAATATTATTTGATGAAATTGAAAAAGCTCATCCTGATGTATTTAATGTACTATTACAAGTTTTAGATGATGGTAGACTTACAGATGGGCAAGGAAGAATAGTGGATTTCAAAAATACTTTAATTATAATGACATCTAATATAGGTAGTCATTTAATACTTGAAGACCCTAATCTTTCTGAAAGTACAAGAGAAAAAGTAGCAGATGAATTGAAAGCTAGATTTAAACCTGAATTTTTAAACAGAATAGATGAAATAATTACTTTCAAGGCTTTGGATTTACCAGCTATTAAAGAAATAGTAAAATTAAGTCTAAAAGACTTAGAAAATAAATTAAAATCTAAACATATTACAATAGAATTTTCTGATAAAATAGTTAATTACTTAGCTGAAAATGCTTATGACCCTCATTATGGTGCAAGACCTTTAAGAAGGTATATACAAAAAGAAATTGAAACAAGCCTTGCTAAGAAAATTCTTGCAAATGAAATACATGAAAAATCTACTGTTTTGATGGATTTAGATAAAAACAAAATTGTTTTTAAAGAAGTATAAAAAATTTAATTTTCATAACTCCCTTTATATATAAAGAAAGAGATAGCTATTAAAAAATTAATAATAGCTATCTCTTTTTTAGTTTTAAAAACAATAAGTTACTCTACTATTTTTTATTTTTATTATAAGATATCCAATAGTATCTCTCCTGAAAATAGTTATTTTCTCTTCCTAATGCTAAAACTTGTTCATAAAGTTCTCTATCTTTTTCTTTACTAGGACTAAATTTTGACATATCTAATCTATCAATTCCTAAAGATGTATCTAAAGTATAGCCATTATCTTTTAAATATTTTTCAATTTTTTCATTTACATCAACATCTTTGGATAAAACACTTAAAGGAACTAAATAAATTATATCTTCTTGAAAATACATAGTTCTTACTTCAGGTTCTTTATAGTTTTTAACTTGGTCTTTAATAAAACTCATTAACCCATTTGGATAATCTTTTCCATCAGGTCTAACAATATAAACTTCCTTTATAATTGGCGTACTACTTTTTTCATCAGCAGAATAAAGAGGTACTTCATTGTGATAAATACGACTTTCATCTACTCCATTACCACAAGAAACAATAAAAAAAATGCTAAAAATTCCTAATAAATATATTAATGATTTTTTCATAAAGTTTCCTCCTTGTTATTTTATCTCCTTCTATTTTTCTTCATAATATATAATTTTTGATGTTTTAGCAAATTCTAAATTTTCAGGAAAAATTTCCTCATATTTTGTTACAGGTTTTCCAGTATTAAAATCATAATAATAGATATGTTTAATAAGAATACCATTCATTCTCTCAGTTATTACTAATATAGGACATCTTCCATAATCATCAAGTGTAATTCCTTTTTCTTTTGAATTACTTGAATATTTATATTATCCTTCCCTTTACCTTTTTCTTTTATACTTTAAAATTATTATTTTAACTATTACATATACTACTAAAAAAATACTAATATATTGTGATGTTGATAATCCATTTAATATTCCCCTATATTCATCATATCTAAAATATTCTAAAACAA
The sequence above is a segment of the Fusobacterium simiae genome. Coding sequences within it:
- the clpB gene encoding ATP-dependent chaperone ClpB, with amino-acid sequence MMNPNQFTENTISAINLAVDISKGNMQQSIKPEALALGLLMQNNGLIPRVIEKMGLNLQYIISELEKEMNNYPKVEVKISNENISLDQKTNSILNRAEKIMNEMGDSFLSVEHIFKAMIEEMPIFKRLGISLEKYMEVLMNIRGNRKVDNQNPEATYEVLEKYAKDLVELAREGKIDPIIGRDSEIRRAIQIISRRTKNDPILIGEPGVGKTAIVEGLAQRILNGDVPESLKNKKIFSLDMGALIAGAKYKGEFEERMKGVLKEVEESNGNIILFIDEIHTIVGAGKGEGSLDAGNMLKPMLARGELRVIGATTIDEYRKYIEKDPALERRFQTILVNEPNIDDTISILRGLKDKFETYHGVRIADAAIVEAAVLSQRYITDRKLPDKAIDLIDEAAAMIRTEIDSMPEELDQLTRKALQLEIEIKALQKETDDASKERLKVIEKELAELNEEKKVLTSKWELEKEDISKIKNIKREIENVKLEMEKAERQYDLTKLSELKYGKLATLEKELQEQQNKIDKDGKDDSLLKQEVTADEIADIVSRWTGIPVSKLTETKKEKMLHLEEHIKERVKGQDEAVKAVADTMLRSVAGLKDPDRPMGSFIFLGPTGVGKTYLAKTLAYNLFDSEDNVVRIDMSEYMDKFSVTRLIGAPPGYVGYEEGGQLTEAIRTKPYSVILFDEIEKAHPDVFNVLLQVLDDGRLTDGQGRIVDFKNTLIIMTSNIGSHLILEDPNLSESTREKVADELKARFKPEFLNRIDEIITFKALDLPAIKEIVKLSLKDLENKLKSKHITIEFSDKIVNYLAENAYDPHYGARPLRRYIQKEIETSLAKKILANEIHEKSTVLMDLDKNKIVFKEV